Proteins encoded within one genomic window of Jiangella mangrovi:
- the dgoD gene encoding galactonate dehydratase codes for MIVTDVRPLLLDRYLLVEVRTDTGLTGLGESGAWGFLEASAGAVEALGRYLVGKDPLLIEHHWQYMYRSSHFGGSAVMGALSAIDIALWDIKGQHYQAPVYDLLGGKVRSKARAYGHVFGSTRQELVDGVIAAKAAGFTAVGHLTPFLDEPFSEPYFETHAQKVEGAIDAVRQYREAVGDSVDLCIEIHRRLTPTEAVQVALGIEQYHPMFIEDPVLPDNADEMAYVADKINIPIATGERLTSIWEFDMLLRRDAVQYVRPDVCLVGGITGAKKVAALAEARHVGVIPHNPLSPVSTAACLQIAASVPNFVLQEYPLGEDEFPKKDIVERAYGYDGAGFLTIPDVPGIGVTLREGAVEAAPPKPWEIQTRLHVDGSVIDQ; via the coding sequence GTGATCGTGACCGATGTTCGTCCCCTCCTGCTCGACCGCTACCTGCTGGTCGAGGTTCGGACCGACACCGGCCTGACCGGGCTCGGCGAGTCCGGTGCGTGGGGGTTCCTCGAGGCGTCGGCGGGGGCGGTCGAGGCGCTCGGCCGCTACCTCGTCGGCAAGGACCCGCTGCTCATCGAGCACCACTGGCAGTACATGTACCGCTCCAGCCACTTCGGCGGCTCGGCGGTCATGGGCGCGCTGAGCGCCATCGACATCGCGCTGTGGGACATCAAGGGCCAGCACTACCAGGCGCCGGTCTACGACCTGCTCGGCGGCAAGGTCCGGTCGAAGGCGCGGGCCTACGGTCACGTCTTCGGCTCGACGCGGCAGGAGCTGGTCGACGGTGTCATCGCCGCCAAGGCGGCCGGGTTCACCGCCGTCGGCCACCTGACGCCGTTCCTCGACGAGCCCTTCTCCGAGCCGTACTTCGAGACGCACGCCCAGAAGGTCGAGGGCGCCATCGACGCCGTCCGGCAGTACCGCGAGGCCGTCGGCGACTCCGTCGACCTGTGCATCGAGATCCACCGCCGGCTCACCCCCACCGAGGCCGTGCAGGTCGCGCTGGGGATCGAGCAGTACCACCCGATGTTCATCGAGGACCCCGTCCTGCCCGACAACGCCGACGAGATGGCCTACGTCGCCGACAAGATCAACATCCCCATCGCGACTGGCGAGCGGCTCACCAGCATCTGGGAGTTCGACATGCTGCTGCGCCGCGACGCCGTCCAGTACGTCCGCCCCGACGTCTGCCTGGTCGGCGGCATCACCGGCGCCAAGAAGGTCGCCGCGCTGGCCGAGGCCCGTCACGTCGGCGTCATCCCGCACAACCCGCTGAGCCCGGTGTCGACGGCGGCCTGCCTGCAGATCGCCGCCAGCGTGCCGAACTTCGTGCTGCAGGAGTACCCGCTGGGCGAGGACGAGTTCCCGAAGAAGGACATCGTCGAGCGCGCCTACGGCTACGACGGCGCCGGCTTCCTCACCATCCCCGACGTGCCGGGCATCGGCGTCACGCTGCGCGAGGGCGCGGTCGAGGCGGCGCCGCCGAAGCCCTGGGAGATTCAGACCCGGCTGCATGTCGACGGGTCGGTCATCGACCAGTAA
- a CDS encoding DUF1015 family protein — protein sequence MTSARPPLRLTPFRATTYAPGTDLAAVVCPLYDVIGDRLATFEAQDPHNIVHLTLPRPAPGEDDRYARAARSLAAWREAGVLVRDPSPALYVYEHTTDGGAAIGLVGGVGIDGPVLPHENTFPGPVADRAALMSATRMQLEPILLTYDGGGAASDVVDRTAATAPMLEFTVAGQVHRLWRIADPGELAEIAADLAGRTALIADGHHRFAAYRAVHAAGEAPIGADHGLALLVDAARHPLELRGIHRSVGGLSFDDAAAAAAKGFDVVPLSAGDEPAAVLGAERGTAFVIGAGTRLALLRSPRSSVIDDAVPADRPEGWRDLDAGVLVDVLLAHLWGVDDADPRVSYHHNGSDALLAAGREAGVAVLTRPPALDDVLALAARGERMPRKSTSFGPKPWTGLLMRELTTDHQ from the coding sequence ATGACCTCCGCCAGGCCGCCGTTGCGCTTGACGCCGTTCCGGGCGACGACCTACGCCCCCGGCACCGATCTCGCGGCCGTGGTCTGCCCGCTGTACGACGTCATCGGCGACCGGCTCGCGACGTTCGAGGCGCAGGACCCGCACAACATCGTCCACCTGACGCTCCCCCGGCCGGCGCCGGGCGAGGACGACCGGTACGCCCGGGCCGCGCGCTCGCTGGCCGCCTGGCGCGAGGCGGGCGTGTTGGTCCGCGACCCGTCGCCCGCGCTGTACGTCTACGAGCACACGACCGACGGTGGCGCGGCGATCGGCCTGGTGGGCGGCGTCGGGATCGACGGCCCGGTACTTCCGCACGAGAACACCTTCCCCGGCCCGGTGGCCGACCGCGCCGCGCTGATGAGCGCGACCCGGATGCAGCTCGAGCCGATCCTGTTGACGTATGACGGGGGCGGCGCGGCCAGCGACGTCGTCGATCGCACAGCCGCCACCGCACCGATGCTGGAGTTCACCGTGGCCGGTCAGGTGCACCGGCTCTGGCGGATCGCCGACCCCGGCGAGCTGGCGGAGATCGCCGCCGACCTGGCCGGCCGCACCGCGCTGATCGCAGACGGACACCACCGGTTCGCCGCCTACCGCGCGGTCCACGCGGCCGGCGAGGCACCCATCGGCGCCGATCACGGCCTGGCGCTCCTGGTCGACGCCGCCCGGCACCCGCTGGAGCTGCGCGGCATCCACCGCAGCGTCGGCGGCCTCTCCTTCGACGACGCGGCGGCCGCGGCGGCCAAGGGCTTCGACGTCGTCCCGCTGTCTGCGGGCGACGAACCGGCCGCCGTGCTCGGTGCCGAGCGTGGCACCGCGTTCGTCATCGGCGCAGGGACGCGGCTGGCCCTGCTGCGCTCGCCGCGGTCCTCGGTCATCGACGACGCCGTACCCGCCGACCGGCCCGAGGGCTGGCGCGACCTGGACGCCGGCGTGCTGGTGGACGTGTTGCTGGCGCACCTGTGGGGCGTGGACGACGCCGACCCGCGCGTGTCGTACCACCACAACGGCTCCGACGCCCTGCTCGCCGCGGGCCGCGAGGCCGGTGTCGCCGTCCTGACCCGGCCGCCCGCGCTCGACGACGTGCTCGCGCTGGCCGCCCGCGGCGAACGGATGCCCCGCAAGTCGACCTCGTTCGGGCCCAAGCCGTGGACCGGCCTGCTCATGCGCGAGCTCACCACCGACCACCAGTAA
- a CDS encoding DNA-3-methyladenine glycosylase produces the protein MERAFLARPGLAVAPDLLGCVLRHTTPEGTVAVRLTEVEAYQGSEDPGSHAFRGPTPRNEVMFGPAGHLYVYFTYGMHFCANVVCDVEGTATAVLLRGGEVIQGAPLAATRRLSARSPRDYARGPARLVSALGLGRSDNGADLCSSSSATQLLPAADAVDPSSVRTGPRVGVSGPGGDGVSFPWRFWLDGEATVSPYRPHVPKRRK, from the coding sequence ATGGAGCGTGCGTTCCTGGCCCGGCCCGGCCTCGCGGTGGCCCCGGACCTCTTGGGCTGTGTACTGCGGCACACGACCCCCGAGGGGACGGTGGCCGTGCGGCTGACCGAGGTCGAGGCCTACCAGGGCTCCGAGGACCCCGGGTCGCACGCGTTCCGCGGCCCCACCCCGCGCAACGAGGTCATGTTCGGCCCGGCCGGGCACCTGTACGTCTACTTCACCTACGGCATGCACTTCTGCGCGAACGTGGTGTGCGACGTCGAGGGGACGGCGACAGCTGTCCTGTTGCGCGGTGGTGAGGTGATCCAGGGCGCGCCACTGGCCGCGACGCGACGGCTGTCCGCACGGTCGCCGCGCGACTACGCGCGCGGTCCGGCCCGGCTGGTGTCGGCGCTCGGACTGGGCCGGTCCGACAACGGCGCCGACCTGTGCTCGTCCTCGTCGGCGACCCAGCTCCTGCCGGCAGCCGACGCCGTCGACCCCTCCTCGGTGCGGACGGGCCCGCGGGTCGGAGTGAGCGGGCCGGGCGGCGACGGCGTCAGCTTCCCGTGGCGGTTCTGGCTCGACGGGGAGGCGACGGTGTCGCCGTACCGCCCGCACGTGCCCAAGCGCCGGAAGTGA
- a CDS encoding single-stranded DNA-binding protein, with product MNTTAVVAEHLNQVRLIGRLSAEPEVILLPSGDEIVSARLVVQRPRPPAGLGAPRRVDTVTCTAWASAQRRKLRVLEEGDTVEITGALRRRFWRSGGAGQSTFEIEIDSASRVARKPPVKQKKRSARRADPPAEHGSAQPERRLALVGAGAGSAAAGP from the coding sequence ATGAACACCACCGCGGTGGTCGCCGAGCATCTGAACCAGGTCCGGCTCATCGGCCGGTTGTCCGCCGAGCCCGAGGTCATCCTGTTGCCCAGCGGCGACGAGATCGTGTCGGCGCGCCTCGTGGTCCAGCGCCCACGCCCGCCCGCCGGGCTGGGCGCGCCCCGCCGGGTCGACACCGTCACCTGCACGGCCTGGGCCTCCGCCCAACGCCGCAAGCTCCGCGTCCTCGAAGAGGGCGACACCGTCGAGATCACCGGTGCGCTCCGCCGCCGGTTCTGGCGCTCCGGCGGCGCGGGCCAGAGCACGTTCGAGATCGAGATCGACTCCGCCAGCCGGGTCGCGCGGAAGCCGCCGGTGAAGCAGAAGAAGCGGTCGGCCAGAAGGGCCGATCCACCCGCAGAGCACGGCTCGGCGCAGCCCGAACGCCGGCTCGCGCTGGTCGGAGCCGGCGCCGGCTCCGCGGCCGCTGGCCCGTAG
- the tyrS gene encoding tyrosine--tRNA ligase encodes MTDILDELHWRGLIALSTDEQELRSALAAGPVTYYCGFDPTAPSLHIGNLVQILTVRRLQLAGNDPLALVGGATGLIGDPKMTSERSLNDRDIVAGWVERIRKQIEPLLDFDGPHPARMVNNLDWTSPMSAIDFLRDIGKHFRLSRMLAKETVSARLNSDQGISFTEFSYQILQGMDYLELHRRYGCVLQTGGSDQWGNLTSGVDLIHRVERQSVHALATPLITKADGTKFGKTESGTVWLDAEMTSPYAFFQFWMNAEDRDVIGYLKVFSFRSREEIAALEQEVADKPAARSAQRALASDVTSLVHGEHETAKVIAASRALFGMGSLEELDAGVVKAALDEAGAPVVEAGEELPSYVDLFVRSGLVDSRSAARRAISDGGAYVNNVRLDPGLSPEDRPARDDLLHGRWLVLRRGKRTVGGVELA; translated from the coding sequence GTGACCGACATCCTGGACGAGCTGCACTGGCGCGGGCTCATCGCGCTGTCCACCGACGAGCAGGAGTTGCGCTCCGCTCTGGCAGCCGGTCCGGTCACCTATTACTGCGGGTTCGACCCCACGGCGCCGAGCCTGCACATCGGCAACCTCGTGCAGATCCTCACGGTGCGACGCCTCCAGCTGGCCGGCAACGATCCGCTGGCGCTGGTCGGCGGCGCCACGGGGCTCATCGGCGATCCGAAGATGACCAGCGAGCGCTCGCTGAACGACCGCGACATCGTCGCCGGCTGGGTCGAACGCATCCGCAAGCAGATCGAGCCACTGCTCGACTTCGACGGTCCCCATCCGGCCCGCATGGTGAACAACCTCGACTGGACGTCGCCGATGTCGGCCATCGACTTCCTGCGCGACATCGGCAAGCACTTCCGGCTCAGCCGCATGCTGGCGAAAGAGACGGTGAGCGCGCGGCTCAACAGCGATCAGGGCATCAGCTTCACCGAGTTCAGCTACCAGATCCTGCAGGGCATGGACTACCTCGAGCTGCACCGGCGCTACGGCTGCGTCCTGCAGACCGGCGGCAGCGACCAGTGGGGCAACCTCACCAGCGGCGTCGACCTCATCCATCGGGTCGAACGGCAGTCGGTGCATGCCCTGGCCACGCCGCTCATCACCAAGGCCGACGGCACCAAGTTCGGCAAGACCGAGTCCGGCACCGTCTGGCTCGATGCCGAGATGACCAGTCCGTACGCGTTCTTCCAGTTCTGGATGAACGCCGAGGATCGCGACGTCATCGGCTACCTCAAGGTGTTCAGCTTCCGATCACGCGAAGAGATCGCGGCGCTGGAACAGGAGGTCGCCGACAAGCCGGCGGCGCGGTCGGCGCAACGGGCGCTGGCGTCCGACGTCACGTCACTGGTGCACGGCGAGCACGAGACCGCGAAGGTCATCGCCGCGTCCAGGGCGCTATTCGGTATGGGCTCGCTCGAAGAGCTCGACGCCGGAGTCGTGAAGGCCGCCCTGGACGAGGCGGGGGCGCCGGTGGTCGAGGCGGGGGAGGAGCTGCCCTCGTACGTGGACCTGTTCGTGCGATCAGGGCTCGTCGACTCACGCTCCGCGGCCCGGCGGGCGATCTCCGACGGCGGCGCGTACGTCAACAACGTGCGGCTCGATCCCGGCCTTTCGCCGGAAGATCGTCCCGCCCGCGATGATCTTCTGCACGGCCGGTGGCTGGTGCTCCGCCGCGGCAAGCGGACCGTGGGCGGCGTCGAACTCGCGTGA